Part of the Fibrobacterota bacterium genome is shown below.
TCCTTGAGGATCAAGGCCTCTTCGCTATGGGCCATGGCCTCGCGGATGGCTTGCTCTAAGGTGAGGGACTCGGCATGCGCGCGCGCCCCGAGCAGGAGCACGGGGAGCGTGGCGGCGAGGAGGCCGAGTCGAACGGGATTATTTGGCATGGTATTCCGCCCTGGCTTTATCGGTGAGCAAACCCTCGAACAGCGTCTTGCAGATGGCGTCGTACACGGCGGAGGGCTTGAAGGGAAGCGATGACAACGTTTCCGGATTGAGGATGTCGCGCACGACGGTCGAGTAGATCAGGATGAACAGGCGTTCGTCCACGTCCTTGCGGAACTGGCCCTTCTGCCGGCCTTCCTTGATGAGGGCGCCGAAATCGTCGGCGATGGTCTTCTGCCGTTGCTCCTCGACGCGCTTCCAGATATCCGGGGCATGGCGGCGCAGATCATGGACCAACGGCTCGCTCATCTGGTTGAAGAGCGCGTTCAGGTAAGACATGGTGAGCTTCAGCCGTTCCAAAGGGGATAAGTCCTTCCGGCCGCATATCGCCTTGAGCTCGCCGTTGCATTCTTGGATATGGGCGGAAGTGGTCGCCTCCAGCAAATCCTCTTTGCTGGGAAAGTGCCGGTACAGGGTTTTCTTGCTCATGCCCAGCGCCTCGGCGGCTTCATCCATGGTCACGCGGCTGAAGCCGTAACGGAAGAACA
Proteins encoded:
- a CDS encoding TetR/AcrR family transcriptional regulator; the protein is MSAPADTSVHTENEVRNRILAEARGLFFRYGFSRVTMDEAAEALGMSKKTLYRHFPSKEDLLEATTSAHIQECNGELKAICGRKDLSPLERLKLTMSYLNALFNQMSEPLVHDLRRHAPDIWKRVEEQRQKTIADDFGALIKEGRQKGQFRKDVDERLFILIYSTVVRDILNPETLSSLPFKPSAVYDAICKTLFEGLLTDKARAEYHAK